The genomic stretch AATCATCAGAATAGAAATCCATTTTTGAGATGAGGTGTCAAATTTTAAAATATATCCTGCAATCAGCAAAAAGAATGCGGCATACATTTGATATCTTACTCCTGTTTCAAAACTTTCGAGTCTTTCCACAGATAAAATTTTCTTTAAAGCATGCGCTCCGAATGCACCCAAAATAACGGATAACATTCCGTAAGCGGCACCGAAGACCAAAGTAATTGTTTTCATTTTATAATTCTTCTAATTCTAGTTTTAAATATTTCTTTGTTTTATAATCCTGCCAGGTTCCGATGATTTTATTTCCTTTTAAATCTGCTTCGATTAAGGCCCGGGGCACCCATTGTTTTAACTCTTCACTATAATAATCATCTTCTGTGATAGACAAATGATCGTGAACAAATTCTCCTCTCCAATTGATCAGTTTCTTATTTTTATCATACCAATAAGAAGCTGAAAAAGAATCATCTTCATTAATAGAATTTATTAAAACGGTCATTGGATATTTTCCATCGATTTTCCCTTTATATAGTTTATTATTAATACTTGTTTTATCAACTTTTTCAGAATCTGACAATAAGTTTTTTGCGTAAGAACTCCAATATTTCCCCAAATCTTTGTACGGAAATTCTACAACATGGCTACCCAGATCATCCAACGCTCTCATGGCATGGTTAGAACATCTTCCGGCAATGAATCTTATTTTATCTTCTGCAAAATAGTATTCAATTCCATCTAAAGTAAAATCGGTAAAGCAATCTTCATACATTGCAATCTGATCCAAAACTTCTTCCGAAGGATTTTTATCTGATTTCAATTCTGTAAGAAAATCATTAACTTCTTTCCTGACACTTTTCTGAATTAAACTTTCAACCGTTTTTTTTGAATTAGGCTGAAATAAATCTTTAGCATTAATTAAATTTCCAGTTCTCAAATCAAAGTTTTTCCAACTATCAAAACCTTCCGGATAAGCTCCTGAAGCCTCTCCAGTGATGGCAATGCTCAAAATATTTTTTGGAGTTTTAAGCTTTTCCCAACCATAAAAATAAACATAGTTAGAATACGATGTTTTTCCTGTAGACACCAATTTAGAAGGACTTCCTGCTGAACCGGGAATATATTCAAGCTGATCGACTTGCAAAAACGTGTTGATTTTATTTTCTACGAAAGGTTTTTCAGCATAAGAAACTTTTGGAAAAGCAAAATCTTCAGATTTAGGCTGCAAATCACTTATTTTTAAATTTTTCTGTTGCGAAAAACTTAAACCGGAAATCAAGAGGAAGAATAGAATTTTCTTTTTCACTATAAAGGATGTAAAAAATATGAAACCAACCTGCTAAGCAAAATTGCTCCTCCCAAAATAACAAACATTTTCCAAAATCTTTTAGAACCCCTAAAACCGGGATTATTTGTTTGTTTAAGAAATATTCCAAACACGATAAAAAAAACAGCCAGAATAATTTGTATCATTATTTTTCTCTCAATCTGTTAAATTCATTAATCACTTCGTGATGCGTCACCGTTTTATCTTTAAAATACGTCACAAAATGTTGTTTCTCTTCTTCCGTCGCACCCATTTGGTTTAAAATATTCAGAAGATGCATTTTCATGTGACCTTTCTGAATTCCTGTGGTTACTAAAGAACGTAAAGCCCCAAAATTCTGAGCCAATCCTGAAACCGCAAGAATACTCATCAATTCCTGAGCAGAAGGTTTTCCAAGAAGTGCCAAAGAGAATTTTACCAAAGGATGAAGATTCGTCAGACCACCGACAACTCCTACAGAAATCGGAAGGTCGATCCAGAATCTAAAAATTCCGTTATCGATTGTACAATGCGTCAACGAAGAATATCTTCCGTCTTTTGCAGCATAAGCATGCGCACAAGCTTCTGTTGCTCTGAAATCATTTCCGGTTGCGATAACAACTGCATCAACACCGTTCATAATTCCTTTATTGTGAGTCGTCGCACGGAAAGGTTCTATTTCGGCAATCGTAACCGCCTGTTTGAATTTTCTTGCAAACTCTTCATTTGAGATTCCGCTGTCGTCTTTCAATTCCTCAATTTTACAAGAAACCTCCGCTCTCACTACACAATCGGGAGTGAAGTTGGAAAGAATATTCATCACGATTTGTAAAGAATTTTTCTCTTCCTGTGTAAAATCTTCACTGATGACGATT from Chryseobacterium indoltheticum encodes the following:
- a CDS encoding DUF423 domain-containing protein, whose translation is MKTITLVFGAAYGMLSVILGAFGAHALKKILSVERLESFETGVRYQMYAAFFLLIAGYILKFDTSSQKWISILMIAGTMLFSFSIYGLSLQDYLGANLKFLGPITPLGGLFMILAWLMLIFYFIKNRI
- a CDS encoding hydroxymethylglutaryl-CoA reductase, degradative, coding for MNHKPVEGFSKLTKQGKIDWLVNEYLEGNQDYQNILNQYWNENADLQKLHDEFSENTISNFYMPYGIAPNFLINGKLLALPMAVEESSVVAAASKAAKFWIDKGGFKTTIINTEKLGHTHFIIDVESHKLQHFFNFNLKKKLFEATEAITANMRNRGGGILDIKLVDKTSEMPNYYQLKASFDTVDSMGANFINSCLEQFGKTLKQEIVISEDFTQEEKNSLQIVMNILSNFTPDCVVRAEVSCKIEELKDDSGISNEEFARKFKQAVTIAEIEPFRATTHNKGIMNGVDAVVIATGNDFRATEACAHAYAAKDGRYSSLTHCTIDNGIFRFWIDLPISVGVVGGLTNLHPLVKFSLALLGKPSAQELMSILAVSGLAQNFGALRSLVTTGIQKGHMKMHLLNILNQMGATEEEKQHFVTYFKDKTVTHHEVINEFNRLREK